In Haloarcula limicola, the genomic stretch GAGAGCGCTGCAGCTGGCCCACGGTGCGCCCGTGCTCATCGAGACGGAGCACACCCAGCCGATCCTCATCGCGGCCGAGGAGTACGACGCCGGTGTGCTCCCCTTCACCGTCAAACGAGGCGACCACAAGTGACCCTAATCACCGACATCCGACTTCGCCGCGTCCTCGACTCGCGTGGGAACGCGACCGTCGAGGCCGACGTCCTCACCGAGAGCGGGGGCTTCGGCCGCGGCAAGGCACCGAGCGGCGCAAGTACCGGCGAGTACGAGGCCATCGAACTGCCGGCTCAGGAGGCGATCGCGAACGCTCGCGACGACGCGCTCCCGCGCCTCGTCGGCGAAGTCCACGCCGGCAATCAGCGCGACGTCGACGCGGCGCTCCGCGCCGCCGACGGCTCCGACGACTTCTCGGAGATCGGCGCGAACTCCGCCGTCGCCATCTCGATGGCGGCCGCCAAGGCCGGTGCCGACGTGCTGGGCGCGCCGCTGTTCCAGCACCTCGGCGGCACCTTCCGTGGCAACGAGTACCCGACGCCGCTGGGTAACATCATCGGCGGCGGCGAACACGCCGCGGACGCGACGAACATCCAGGAGTTCCTGGCGGCACCCGTCGGCGCGCCGAGCGTCGAGGACGCCGTCTTCGCCAACGCCGCGGTCCACCAGGAGGTCCACGACATCCTCGCGGAGCGCGACCTGCCAGCGGGCAAGGGCGACGAGGGCGCGTGGGCACCCTCCGTCTCGGACGACGAAGCGTTCGAGATCATGGAAGAGGCCGTCGAGACGGTGGCCGACGACTTCGGCTTCGCGATCACCTTCGGTCTCGACGTCGCCGGCGCGGAGCTGTACGACGACGAGGAGGACGGCTACGTCTACGACGACGGCGTCAAGTCCACCGAGGAGCAGATCGAGTACATCGCCGAGAAGGTCGAGGAGTACGACCTCGTCTACGTCGAGGACCCCCTCGACGAGAACGACTACGAGGCCTTCGCCGACCTGACCGACCGCGTCGGCGACCAGACGCTCGTCTGCGGTGACGACCTGTTCGTCACGAACGTCGAGCGACTGGAGGCCGGTATCGCCGCCGGGGCGGGCAACTCCATCCTCATCAAGCCCAACCAGATCGGGACGCTCACCGACGCGGTGGACGCCATCGAGCTGGCGACCCGGAACGGCTACGAGTCCGTCGTCTCCCACCGGAGCGGCGAGACGGAGGACACCACTATTGCACACCTCGCCGTGGCGACCGACGCGCCGTTCATCAAGACGGGCGCGGTCGGCGGCGAGCGCACAGCCAAGCTGAACGAACTCATTCGTATCGAGGACAACGCAGTATGAGCGGGAACGAAAAAGAGGGTCTCGACGCGTCCGAGTCCGACTTCGACCCGTCCGAGGAGGACGACGAAGCGGCCGACGCCGAGCCCGAGACGGAAGCCGAACAGCCCGCCGACGCCGCCGACGAGGCGGCCGAGGCAGAGATAGAGGAAGAGGAAGACGCCGGACCGCAGATGGACGAGGACGTCATGCCCGGCGAGCAGTCGGAGGCGGACCTCCTCATCCCCGTCGAGGACTACCTCGGCGCGGGCGTCCACATCGGGACCCAGCAGAAGACCAAGGACATGGAGCGGTTCATCCACCGCGTCCGTGACGACGGTCTCTACGTGCTGGACGTCTCGATGACCGACCAGCGCATCCGCACGGCCGCGGACTTCCTGGCCAACTACGAGCCCGAGCAGATCCTCGTGGCGTCGTCGCGCCAGTACGGTCGGTTCCCGGCCGAGAAGTTCGCCGAGGCCGTCGGCGCTCGCGCCCGCACGGGGCGGTTCATCCCGGGGACGCTGACGAACCCGGACTACGACGGCTACATCGAACCGGACGTCGTGGTCGTCACCGACCCCATCGGCGACGCGCAGGCGGTGAAGGAGGCCATCACGGTCGGCATCCCGGTCATCGCCATGTGTGACTCCAACAACACCACGTCCAACGTGGACCTGGTCGTCCCGACGAACAACAAGGGGCGAAAGGCGCTGTCGGTCGTCTACTGGCTGCTGGCCAACGAGACGCTCGACCGCCGCGGTGCCGAGCCGTCCTACGGGCTCGACGACTTCGAATCCGATATCTGAGTTCGCGCGCTCTTCGATTCGTTTTCGCGGCTCACCGTGTCGAGGAGTGGAGACGCTCGATGAGCCCACGACGGCACAAAACCTACTATCCACCCCCGAGTAGCGAGCGCGATGGCAGAGCAAGACACCCTCCTCAACGCGGTCATCGGCGCGGTCGCGACAGCCCTCCTGAGTTCGTTCGTCCCCTTCGCACCGGTCTTCGGCGGTGCGCTCGCCGGCTACCTCCAGGGCGGCGACCGGGACGACGGCCTCCGCGTCGGGGTCGTCTCCGGCCTCATCGGCCTCGTGTTCTCGGCGATCGTCGCCGTCTTCGTCTTCGTCGTCCTCTTCGGTCTCGTCCTCAGCGGCGGGATGCCGGTCGGGTTCGGCGCGTTCGGCCTCGTCTTCCTCGTCCTCGTCGGCCTGTTCTCGGCCGTCTACATCGTCGGGCTGAGCGCGCTGGGCGGCTGGCTGGGCAACTACGTCAAGTACGAGACGGACGTCGGCAACTGACGATCGCTCGCGGGCGGTTATATCACGGCGGTGCTCGATAGCGGCGGGTGAGATGCGCGAGACGCTGACGGACGCGGGGTGGGGCGCGCTCGTGACGCTCGCCGGGGTCGCGGCGATGGTCCCGCTGTTGGCGCTGTACGTCGCCGGCGCGCTCGGGGTCGGTGTCCCGCCGTCGTCGCCGGCCTACGACCTCTTCTTGGGACTCGTATTCGGATTCTTCCTTGCGTACGCGGTCGGCCTGAGCACCGTCGGCGGTCTAGGCGGGACGTGGATGCGGCGACACACAGACTGGAATCTGGACCCGAGTCGCTGGCTTTGAGGGGGCGCTTCGGCGAATGGCGACGCGGTTTGGCACTCGATTCAAACGTGTCCAGTCCTAACCGCCGCTATGTCGAAGACCCCGCCGGGACCGAAGGGGGAACCGCTGTTCGGCAGCAGCCGAACGTACGCGAACGATCCGTTTCGGTTCATCTCGGCGCTGGAGACGGCCTACGGCGACGTGGCCCGGTTCGATATGGGGCCGATGGACACCCTCATGCTCTGTGACCCGACAGCGATCGAGCGGGTGCTGGTCTCGGACGCCGACCGGTTCCGCAAGCCGGACTTCCAGGGCGACGCGCTCGGCGACTTGCTCGGCGAGGGACTGCTCTTGAGCGAGGGCGAGACGTGGGAACAGCAGCGGCGGCTGGGGAACCCGGCGTTCTCGATGGGGCGGCTGGCCGGGATGGCGGACCGGATTACGGACCACGCCGAGGACCGCATCGCGGGGTGGGACGCGGGAGATGTCGTGGATATCGAACAGGAGATGACGCGAGTGACCCTCGACGTCATCCTCGATCTGATGATGGGCGTTACACTCTCCGAACAGCGGGTGCGGACCATCGAGGAGCAGCTCGTCCCGCTCGGCCAGCGCTTCGAACCCGACCCGATCAGGTTCGCCGCGCCCGACTGGATGCCGATGCCGGACGACGCCGAGTTCGCCAGCGCCGTCGAGACGCTGGACGGAGTGCTAGACGACATCGTCGCCGTCCGCGAGGCGGACGTCGGGACGGACGCCGACGGCCCGATGGACTTCCTCTCGGTGCTCATCCGAGCGCGCGACGACGGGAACCAGACGGCCGAGCAGCTGCGCGACGAGATGATGACGATGCTGCTGGCGGGTCACGACACGACGGCGCTGACGCTCACGTACACCTGGTTCCTGCTGTCGGAGCATCCCGCGGCCGAGCGGAAGGTCCACGCGGAACTCGACGAGGTCGTCGGCGACGAGCGACCGGGGATGGAACACGTCCGCGAACTCGACTACCTGGAGCGGGTGATCCAGGAGGCGATGCGGCTGTATCCGCCGGTGTACACCATCTTCCGCGAACCGACCGACGACGTGGAGCTATCGGGATATCCGGTCGAGGCGGGGACGACGCTGATGCTCCCGCAGTGGGGGGTCCACCGCTCGGCCCGCTTCTACGACGACCCGGAGGCGTTCGACCCCGACCGCTGGCGGCCCGAACGCGCGGAAGAGTGCCCGCGGTTCGCGTACTTCCCGTTCGGCGGCGGTCCGCGCCACTGCATCGGCAAGCACCTCGCCATGCTGGAGGCCCAACTCATCACCGCGACGACGGCCAAGCGGTACCACCTCGACTTCCAGGGCGAGACGCCGCTGGAACTCATGCCGTCGCTGACCGCCCATCCCAGACAGGAGATGTCGATGCGGGTCGAAAGCCGAGACTAGCCGGCCGTTACCACTCGGTCGGGACGTCCGTCACGTCGACGTCTCGCTCGGCCGTGACGTGGCCGCGAATCCGCAGCGGTATCGTCTCGGCCTCGCTCGTCGTGTATTCCGTGTCTACGTCCAGCGACGCCGAGACCGACTCGCCGGCGGCGACGGTACGCTCGACGACGCGCGATTCGTCGTCGTCCGCGATGCGCTTCGTCGGCCAGTAGACCGCCGCGAGGAACCGCCCGTCGGTCTCGGCGACGTTCGTCGCCGAGAGCGACACCGACAGCGGCTCGCCCTGCGAGACCGATTCGGGGACGGTCACGCTATCGAGTTTGAACCGGGGAGACGAGGCGGCGAGCGTCTCGGTCGCACCCGCCGGGAGCGCCCACTCGGTGTCCTCGCCGTCGCGTCGGATTCGCGGATTAGACGCCGACAGCGGCGACGGCAGGGTGAACGCGAGAAACGGTCGCTCGATGCCCGCGGCCATGTAGTTTCTCGATCCGACGGTGTCGGGCAGTCCCGGGTTCCACGACTCCGAATCGGTCTCGAAGGTGAATCCGTCGGTCGAAGCGTCCCGCGGTCCCTCGATGGAAGCGACGACGTACTGCTTGCTCTGGGCCGTGAGCACGCCCCCCGATCCCATCAGGGACTCGTACCGAATCGACTTCCGGACGACGATGTCCCCGACGGCGGGCGTCGCGTCGGTGTGCGTTCCGGCGGGTTGGTCGGTTGGCGACTCGGTCCGCGAACCCGTTCGGGTATCGCTCGGCGGGGCTTCGGTTCGGTTCGGCGTATCGTCCGAGCCCGCGGGCGACTCGGAGAGACAGCCGGCGAGTCCGGCGAGGGCCGTTCCGCACGCGGCGAGCAGTCGGCGGCGGTTCATACTCGGTCGTTCCGCGCACCGCTAAAAGTGCTTTCAGGAGGCTGAAAACCGCTTTTTACCGTTGTCACATCGTGCGTCGTCCCGAACTGCGAGCGAGCCGTCGCGTCGATCCGGAATCTCGCTCCGAAAACGCCTAACCCCCTCCGGATACACGAACGGGTATGGTTACGTCGAGCGCCCCCGGCAAGGTGTATCTGTTCGGGGAACACGCGGTCGTCTACGGTGAGCCGGCGGTCCCGTGCGCCATCGAGCGCCGGGCGCGAGTGACGGCCACCGAGCGAGAAGACGGGTTGCGCGTTCACGCGGACGACCTCAAGCTCGATGGGTTCACCGTCGAGTACGACGGCGACGGCGATACGCGGCCGGACGTCGAGGCGGAGCGGCCACTCGTCGAGGCGGCGATGGGCTACGTCAACGAGGCGGTCTCGCAGGTCCGGGAGGCCACCGGGACGCCCGAGGCCGGCTTCGAGATACAGATCGAGAGCGACATCCCGCTGGGGGCGGGCCTCGGTTCCTCGGCGGCGGTCGTCGTCGCGGCCATCGACGCCGCGACGCGGGAGTTGGGCGTCGAACTCACGCCCCGCGAGATCGCCGACCGCGCGTACCGGGTCGAGTCGGCGGTGCAGGACGGGCAGGCCTCGCGGGCCGACACGTTCTGCTCGGCCGTCGGCGGCGCGGTCCGCGTCGAGGGCGACGACTGCCGGACGCTCGATGGCATCGGCAACCTCCCGTTCGTCATCGGGTTCGACGGCGGGGCCGGCGACACCGGGGCGCTCGTCGCCGGCGTCCGCCGGCTCCGGGAGGAACACGACTTCGCGGCCGACACCGTTCGGGCGATCGGTGACGTCGTCCGGGAGGGGGAGAACGTCCTCGGCACGGACGACTACGAGTCGCTGGGGGAGCTGATGAACTTCAACCACGGGCTGCTGTCGGCGCTCGGCGTCTCCTCGCGGTCGCTGGATACGATGGTGTGGGCCGCCAGGGACGCCGGCGCGGTCGGCGCGAAGCTCACCGGGGCCGGCGGCGGCGGCTGTATCGTCGCGCTGGACGAGGGCGACGACGCCCTCACCGCGCTGAAGTACACACCGGGCTGTGAGGACGCTTTCCGGGCGGAACTGGACACCGAGGGAGTGAGGCGGGAATGACCGTCGTCCTCAAACTCGGCGGGAGCGTCGTCACCGAGAAGGACGAACCGGAGACGGTCGACGACGCGGGACTCGCGGCGGCGGCCGACGCCGTCGCCGACGCGGACGAGGACCTCGTCGTCGTCCACGGCGGCGGGAGCTTCGGCCACCACCACGCCGCCGAGTACGGCGTCAGCACGACCGAGGGGACCCGCGACGTTGCCGGCGTCGACGCGATCCACGGCGCGATGAAGCGACTGAACGCGCGAGTCGTCGCCTCGCTGACCGACCGGGACGTGCCGGCGGTCCCGGTCCATCCGTTCTCGGCGGGCCACCGCGACGCCGACGGCGCGCTCTCGCTGCCCACCGGTCAGGTCGAGACGCTGCTCGGCGAGGGGTTCGTGCCGGTGCTCCACGGCGACCTCGTCGCCCACGAGGGCGAGGGCGCGACCGTCCTCAGCGGCGACGAACTCGTCGTCGAACTCGCGCCCGCCGTGGACGCGGATCGCGTCGGTGTCTGCTCTACGGTTCCGGGCGTTCTCTCCGAGGCCGGTGAGGTGATCGAGCGGATCGCGGCGTTCGAGGACGTGGCGGCGGCCCTCGGCGGGAGCGACGCGACCGACGTCTCCGGCGGGATGGCCGGGAAAGTCCGGGCGCTGCTCGCGCTGGAGAGCCCGGCCCACGTCTTCGGTCCCGACGACCTCCCCGCGTTCCTCGCCGGCGAGTCACCGGGGACGACCGTCGACGCCGAGTGATACTGTCGGCGTAACCTATTTGACCAGCGTTGGTCATTGTCGTACAATGTCTGCTGTTAGCTTATTGGACGTTTACCGATACGGCACGCGCTTCGTCGGGTACTTTCTCGTCGTGAGCGTCGTCGGGGGCGTGTTCGTCGGGATCGGCATGGTCCTCGGCGCGTCGAGTGCGACCTCCCCCACAGTCGAGACGAACCGCGCGCTCTTGGGCGTCGTCGTCGCCGGTATCGGCGTCCTCCTCACGCTCTCGGGCCTGTTCGGACTCGCCCACAAACTCGTCGCCGACGCGACGCGGGTCGGTGCCGCCGCGGCCGTCGCGGCGACGGGTGGGGAACCGACTGCTGATCGAGCCGAGGACGAATCGGGCGGTGAGACCGCGACCACTGACGAAACCGCCAGGGTCGATAGCGGGGAAACGACCGACGAGCGTCGGCCCGCGGATACGGCGGCCGCGTCGACCGGTACGGCGGCTGGTGGGGCCGCAGCGACCGCCGACGAGGAGACGTCGACCCGGCGATCCGAGACGCAGCCGCCAGCCGAGGACCCCGCGGACCCCGTGGGCGTCAATCGGCCCGGCCAGAGACGCGGCGGTCCGGGGCCGGCGGCTGCGACGGAGTTGGAGACGGCGGAAGCGACGCGGGCACCGGAACAGTCGCGGTCGGCGGTCGCCGGTGCCGACGACCGATCTGCTGCCGAGCGGGACTCAGTTCCGGACCAGCCGACGGACGCCGACGTCGACGTTCCGGGGGAAGAGACCACCGGCGATGCCCCTTCGAGCGCGGCGACTGCCACCGAGACCGACGACACCGGCGCGGGACCGACCGAGGTGTCCGCCGGAGACGACAGTATCTTCGGTGGCCCGACGGCGGACGCCCCGAGCGACGCCACGGGAGAGCCGACGGCGCGCGAAGCGAACGAGGGGAACGCGCCGACTCCGGCGGAGCGCGAGTCGCCGCAGGAGTGGTCCCCGCCGGACCCGACGGAGTTCGAGTCGGGCGAGTCGTCGGATCCGCAAACGGCGGACGACGCCGGTGGAACCGCGGACGCCGCCGCGTCCGACGCCGCTGACTGGGGTGCGGAGGGCACGGACGCGACGGGCGACCACGACGAATCGACCGACGGACCGCGAACGACGGACGACTTATTCGGCGAGGAGCCGATCGACGAGAGCGACCCGTTCGAGCGCGCGGTCGGCGAGGAGACGCGCACCGCGGACAGTTCGGACGTGACGGGCGCGGACGCGACGGACGAAGTGGTCGCCGACCAATCGACTGACGAGGACGACTCCGAGACCGCTGGCAGTACCCGACGGTTCGACGTCGACTCGGACGGCGACCCGCTATCCGACGCGCTGGACGACGAGTGAGCGGACGGAACCCACATCGTTTTAAGAAGCCGCGTTGTACTGCCGCGTAACCGAGCGCACGGCCGCCCGCGACTCGCGGTTCGGCGGCCGGCAGACGACGGGGGAAAAGTCGTCGGGACGCGAGTCCCTTCCACTGCGGGAACCGAGGCTACGGGGCTACCCCGGCCGGCCTCGCCACCCATCGGAATCGAGACGCCGTTTCGGCGGTTACCGTCGTCGCCACCACCAACCGCGTGCTCGCGGTCGGCTCCACTCGGAGCTACAACCATGGAAGTCGAAATCGCAACAATTGGCGGATATGAGGCTGTGGGCCGACAGATGACGGCCGTCCGTGCGGGGGACGACGTCGTCATCTTCGACATGGGCCTGAACCTCTCGAAGGTACTGATTCACGACAACGTCGAGACCGAGCGGATGCACTCGCTCGACCTCATCGACATGGGCGCGATCCCGGACGACCGCGTCATGTCCGACCTCGAGGGCGACGTCAAGGCCATCGTGCCGACCCACGGTCACCTGGACCACATCGGCGCGATCTCGAAGCTCGCACACCGCTACGACGCGCCCATCGTCGCCACGCCGTTCACCATCGAACTCGTCAAACAGCAGATCAAGGGCGAGGAGAAGTTCGGCGTCCAGAACGACCTCCAGAAGATGGAGGCCGGCGAGACGATGCAGATCGGCGAGCGCACCGAACTGGAGTTCGTCAACGTCACTCACTCCATCATCGACGCCATCAACCCGGTCCTTCACACGCCGGAGGGCGCAGTCGTCTACGGGCTTGACAAACGGATGGACCACACGCCGGTGCTGGGCGACCCCATCGACATGAAGCGCTTCCGCGAGATCGGCCGCGAGGGCGAGGGCGTCCTCTGTTACATCGAGGACTGTACGAACGCCGGCCGGAAGGGCCGGACGCCCTCCGAGTCCGTCGCGCGCCGACACCTCAAGGACGTCATGCACAGCGTCGAGGACTACGACGGCGGGATCGTCGCCACGACGTTCTCGAGCCACATCGCTCGCGTGAAGAGTCTCGTCGAGTTCGCCGACGACATCGGCCGTCAGCCGGTGCTTCTGGGCCGCTCGATGGAGAAGTACTCCGGCACCGCGGAGCGCCTGGACTTCGTGGACTTCCCCGAGGACCTGGGGATGTACGGCCACCGGAAGTCCGTCGATCGCACGTTCAAGCGCATCATGAACGAGGGCAAGGAGAACTTCCTGCCCATCGTGACGGGCCACCAGGGTGAGCCGCGCGCGATGCTCACCCGCATGGGCCGCGGCGAGACCCCCTACGAACTGGACGACGGCGACAAGGTCCTCTTCTCGGCCCGGGTCATCCCGGAGCCGACCAACGAGGGCCAGCGCTACCAGTCCGAGAAACTGCTGGGTATGCAGGGCGCTCGCATCTACGACGACATCCACGTCTCGGGCCACCTCCGAGAGGAAGGGCACTACGAGATGCTACAGGCGCTGCAGCCACAGCACGTCATCCCCGCTCACCAGAGCCTCAAAGGGTTCGCGCCGTACGTGGACCTCGCCGAGAACCAGGGCTACAAGGTCGGCCGCGACCTCCACGTTACCCGAAACGGTAACATGATCCAACTCACCGAGTAGAGTGATGTCAGGACGCCATCAGCAGGTCGAAGCGGCCATCCTCGCCCGGCGAGAGCGGGTCAACGAGGCGCTCCCGGAGGAACTCCCGGTCACGCGGCCGGAACACCTCTACGAGGCGACCCGGTACCTGCTGGACGCTGGCGGCAAACGACTCCGACCGACGGTGCTGCTGTTGGTCGCCGAGTCGCTGTTGGACGTCGAACCGCTCTCGGAGAACTACCGCGACTTCCCGACGCTGGACGACGGGCGCGCCGACGTGCTGTCGGCGGCCATCGCGATCGAGGTCATCCAGACGTTCACGCTCATCCACGACGACATCATGGACGACGACGACCTCCGCCGGGGAGTCCCCGCCGTCCACAAGGAGTACGACCTCTCGACGGCGATTCTGGCCGGCGACACGCTGTACTCGAAGGCCTTCGAGTTCCTGCTCGGAACCGGGGCCGCCCCGGAGCGGACCGTCGAGGCGAACAAGCGACTCGCCACGACGTGCACCCGTATCTGTGAGGGACAGTCGCTGGACATCGAGTTCGAGCAGCGCGAGGCGGTCACGCCCGAGGAGTACCTGGAGATGGTCGAACTCAAGACCGCCGTGCTGTACGGGGCCGCGGCGTCGATCCCGGCGACCCTGCTGGGGGCCGACGAGGAGACGGCCACGGCGCTGTATAACCACGGGCTGGACGTGGGCCGGGCGTTCCAGATCCAGGACGACCTGCTGGACCTGACGACGCCCTCGGAGAAACTGGGCAAACAGCGCGGGTCGGACCTCGTCGAGAACAAGCAGACGCTCGTGACCCTACACGCGCGCCAGCAGGGCGTCGACGTGGCGAACCTCGTCGACACCGACTCGGTCGAGGACGTCTCGGAAGCCGAGATCGACGACGCCGTCGCCCGGCTCCGCGAGGCGGGCTCGATCGAGTACGCGGAGGACCGAGCACAGGAACTCGTCCAGAGCGGGAAGGAGAACCTCGAAGTGCTCCCCGACAACGAGGCCCGCGAGCTGCTGGACGGCATCGCGAACTACCTCGTCGAGCGAGAGTACTGACCGTCGGACCGCGCCCCGTCGGTTTTTCCGGGGTGAGTATCGGGCAACAGACCTATAATCGGCAGACGCGACGGCCGAACCATGCCGACGTACTCGGTCCTCGCCGACGTCAACGAACAGGAGATACAGAACGCCCAGGAGCTCGTGAGCATCTGGGGCGACGTCCGACAGGACATCGAGGACCTCGGTGGGGAGCCCCTCGACAGCTACGCGCTGGCGGGCAGCTACGACTTCCTGCTCACGTTCGAAGTCCCCGACGAGGACACCGTGCTGCAGGCCTCCATCGCGATCGAGCGGTACGGGCTGGACACGGAGACGATGCGCGCGGTGCCCACCGAGCAGTTCGGTGAACTCGTCACGGACATCTGAGGCGATAGCCCGCGGTCGGCTCCCCGTGGCTCTCGTTCCCCGAATCTCGACCTTCACTCTCCGGAACGGAGTTAAACGGGTTCGACCCCAACAGTCGGCCGTGACACGGTTCGTCCTCTACGGCGGGAAAGGCGGCGTCGGGAAGACCACCGTCGCGGCGGCGACGGGGCTGCGACTGGCGCGCGAAGACCACGAGACGCTGGTGGTCTCGACCGACCCGGCTCACTCGCTGGCCGATTCCCTCGGCGTCGCTCTCGGCGGTGACCCGACCGAGATACGTGAGAACCTCTGGGGCGTCGAGGTCGACCCGCAGGCGGGCGTCGACCGCTACCGCGTGCTGTTCGAGGCGCTGGCCGACGAGTTGGACGACGCCGGGATCAGCCTCGACGAGGAGGAGGTGGCGACGCTGTTCTCCTCGGGCGTCGCGCCCGGCAGCGACGAGCTCGCCGCGCTGGAGGGGCTGGCGACGTACGTCGACAGCGACCGCTGGGACCGCGTCGTCTTCGACACCGCGCCGACCGGTCACACGCTCAGGCTGCTCGACCTGCCGTCGGTGATCGACCGCGGGATGGCGACGGCGCTGGACCTCCGCGACCAGGTGCGACGGAAGGTCGACGCCACGCGGACGATGCTGTTCGGGCCGATGGGACGCAAGCGCCGCGGGGAGCACGACGACTTCACGGAGATGCGCGAGCGGATGGAGCGCGTGGCGACGGTCCTTCGAGACCCCGAACAGACCGAGTTCCGCGTCGTCACGATCCCCGAGACGATGGCGGTCCGCGAGAGCGAGCGTCTCGTCGACCGGTTGGGCGAGTTCGGGATCCCGGTGACGACGCTCGTCGTGAACAAGGTCATCGAAGACCCGGGCGACTGCGAGCGCTGTCTCGGGAAGCAGGCCGTCCAGGAGGAGGCCATCGCCGCGCTTCGCTCGTCGCTGCCGGACCTCGACGTGTGGACGGTTCCCGACGAACCCGGGGAAGTCACCGGACTGGAGACGCTCGAACGGGTCGGCGCGCGTCTCGACGTCTGAGGGCCGACGGTCGACCGTCGCGAGCGGCTTAGCCGCGACGGGGGCCGACAGCCGCGCGAAGCGACCGGCCGAGCCACGTCAGCGCGACGGCACAGGCGAAGTACGTCATCAGCAGACCGACGTGATACAGCGCCGAGTTGTGGCCGATGCCCAGCAGGGATTCGACCCCGTAGACGACGTTCTCCAGCCCCCACGGGGCGTCGTAGACGGCCATCGTCAGGAGGTAGGTCGGCACGTAGAGGGCGATTGCCAGCGGGGAGTCGGTCAGAGTCGGGAGGGCGGTCGAGAGCGCGAAGTACGCGAAGAGGGCGAGCGTCGCAGGGCGGGTCAGGAGGCTCCGGCGGCGGTCGCGGTCGCGTTCGCCGCCTTCGTCGAGGTACTCCTCGAAGGAACGGAGGTCCGTCTCGCTGTGGCCGAAGGCGGTCACATCGTTGTGGGCGACGGTGTTGTCGAACTTCAGCGAGCGGTACTGATCGGGACCCATCGGGAAACCGGGAACGCTTCCGCCGATAGTCAGTCCGATTCTGGCGAGTGTCATCGGTACGGGAAGGACGCGAAGCGGCTTCCCGTCGGCGCGATAGATCGCGCGAGCCACGTCAGCGAGGGTCAGCACGTCGGGACCGCCGAGTTCGTACGTCTCGCCGACGTGGCGCTCGTCGGTCACGCAGTCGGCGAGCATCTCCGCGAGGTCCTCGACCCAGATCGGCTGAAACCGGGTCTTGCCGCCGCCGGGGAGGCCCGTGACGTACGGCGTCGTCAGCAGGCGCGTGAAGGAGACGAACTCGCCGCCGTCGCCGAAGACGACGGAGGGCCGAACGATCGTCCAGTCCAGCGCGGAATCGCGGACGACGGTCTCGGCTTCGCCCTTCGCGCGGATGTAGTGGGTCGGCCCGTCGGGGTCGGCACCGAGCGCGCTCACCTGGACGAATCGGGAGACGCCGTGACGTTCGGCCGCGGCGACGGCGTTCTCGGTCCCGCCGAGGTGGACTCGCCCGTG encodes the following:
- a CDS encoding ArsA family ATPase, whose amino-acid sequence is MTRFVLYGGKGGVGKTTVAAATGLRLAREDHETLVVSTDPAHSLADSLGVALGGDPTEIRENLWGVEVDPQAGVDRYRVLFEALADELDDAGISLDEEEVATLFSSGVAPGSDELAALEGLATYVDSDRWDRVVFDTAPTGHTLRLLDLPSVIDRGMATALDLRDQVRRKVDATRTMLFGPMGRKRRGEHDDFTEMRERMERVATVLRDPEQTEFRVVTIPETMAVRESERLVDRLGEFGIPVTTLVVNKVIEDPGDCERCLGKQAVQEEAIAALRSSLPDLDVWTVPDEPGEVTGLETLERVGARLDV
- a CDS encoding GYD domain-containing protein — translated: MPTYSVLADVNEQEIQNAQELVSIWGDVRQDIEDLGGEPLDSYALAGSYDFLLTFEVPDEDTVLQASIAIERYGLDTETMRAVPTEQFGELVTDI
- a CDS encoding RNase J family beta-CASP ribonuclease, whose protein sequence is MEVEIATIGGYEAVGRQMTAVRAGDDVVIFDMGLNLSKVLIHDNVETERMHSLDLIDMGAIPDDRVMSDLEGDVKAIVPTHGHLDHIGAISKLAHRYDAPIVATPFTIELVKQQIKGEEKFGVQNDLQKMEAGETMQIGERTELEFVNVTHSIIDAINPVLHTPEGAVVYGLDKRMDHTPVLGDPIDMKRFREIGREGEGVLCYIEDCTNAGRKGRTPSESVARRHLKDVMHSVEDYDGGIVATTFSSHIARVKSLVEFADDIGRQPVLLGRSMEKYSGTAERLDFVDFPEDLGMYGHRKSVDRTFKRIMNEGKENFLPIVTGHQGEPRAMLTRMGRGETPYELDDGDKVLFSARVIPEPTNEGQRYQSEKLLGMQGARIYDDIHVSGHLREEGHYEMLQALQPQHVIPAHQSLKGFAPYVDLAENQGYKVGRDLHVTRNGNMIQLTE
- the idsA3 gene encoding geranylfarnesyl diphosphate synthase codes for the protein MSGRHQQVEAAILARRERVNEALPEELPVTRPEHLYEATRYLLDAGGKRLRPTVLLLVAESLLDVEPLSENYRDFPTLDDGRADVLSAAIAIEVIQTFTLIHDDIMDDDDLRRGVPAVHKEYDLSTAILAGDTLYSKAFEFLLGTGAAPERTVEANKRLATTCTRICEGQSLDIEFEQREAVTPEEYLEMVELKTAVLYGAAASIPATLLGADEETATALYNHGLDVGRAFQIQDDLLDLTTPSEKLGKQRGSDLVENKQTLVTLHARQQGVDVANLVDTDSVEDVSEAEIDDAVARLREAGSIEYAEDRAQELVQSGKENLEVLPDNEARELLDGIANYLVEREY